From the genome of Haloarcula limicola, one region includes:
- the radB gene encoding DNA repair and recombination protein RadB: MTDHVSTGCDPLDELLGGGLERGAVTQVYGPPAAGKTNLALSAAIEVAAGGDAALYIDTEGLSADRMRQIASGRAAGTDQTVDDLAGRLIVSEVFDYDEQAEAVQDAAEFAPEIELVVLDSATGFYRLQRDDEDGGAALRDVARQITHLLSLARKHDLAVVFTNQVFTDPDSDRSTALGGHTLNHWSGAILRIDRFRGGNRRATLEKHRAKAAGDTAQFRITDKGMAGDDGQQPPRRE, encoded by the coding sequence GTGACCGACCACGTCTCGACCGGCTGTGACCCGCTGGACGAGTTGCTGGGCGGCGGACTGGAGCGCGGGGCCGTCACGCAGGTGTACGGCCCGCCGGCGGCCGGCAAGACGAACCTCGCCCTCTCGGCGGCCATCGAAGTCGCCGCGGGTGGCGACGCCGCCCTCTACATCGACACCGAGGGCCTCTCGGCCGACCGGATGCGCCAGATCGCCAGCGGCCGCGCCGCCGGGACGGACCAGACGGTCGACGACCTCGCGGGCCGCCTCATCGTCTCCGAGGTCTTCGACTACGACGAACAGGCCGAAGCCGTCCAGGACGCCGCCGAGTTCGCGCCCGAGATCGAGCTCGTCGTCCTCGACAGCGCTACCGGCTTCTACCGCCTCCAGCGGGACGACGAGGACGGCGGCGCGGCCCTCCGGGACGTGGCCCGACAGATCACCCATCTGCTCTCGCTGGCCCGCAAACACGACCTCGCCGTCGTCTTCACGAACCAGGTGTTCACCGACCCCGACAGCGACCGCTCGACCGCGCTGGGCGGCCACACGCTGAATCACTGGTCCGGTGCTATCCTCCGCATCGACCGCTTCCGCGGCGGCAACCGCCGCGCCACGCTGGAGAAACACCGCGCGAAGGCCGCCGGCGACACCGCCCAGTTCCGCATCACCGACAAGGGGATGGCCGGCGACGACGGACAGCAACCGCCGCGCCGGGAGTGA
- the phoU gene encoding phosphate signaling complex protein PhoU, whose amino-acid sequence MPRESYQELLESVREDVLYMSEVVLDRLRLGLSALEQKDEEMAWQVIDGDDEINQLYLDLEQDCIDLLALQQPVASDLRFIAASFKIITDLERIGDLATNLGEYSLEAERDAYPEVDIQEVAEVVIEMVENAMDAYDREATELCYSIAETDDEVDSRCEAASEEVVRDLIEREIDAETSDAEIEQLMADVSRLLLTIRDIERVGDHAVNIAARTLYMVENDDDLIY is encoded by the coding sequence ATGCCACGAGAATCGTATCAGGAACTCCTCGAATCGGTCCGCGAGGACGTCCTCTACATGTCTGAAGTCGTCCTCGACCGGCTGCGGTTGGGGCTCTCCGCCCTCGAACAGAAGGACGAGGAGATGGCCTGGCAGGTCATCGACGGCGACGACGAGATCAATCAGCTGTATCTCGACTTAGAGCAGGACTGCATCGACCTGCTGGCGCTCCAGCAACCGGTGGCCTCCGACCTCCGTTTCATCGCCGCCTCGTTCAAGATCATCACCGACCTCGAACGCATCGGCGACCTCGCCACCAACCTCGGCGAGTACTCCCTGGAGGCCGAGCGCGACGCCTACCCCGAGGTCGACATCCAGGAGGTCGCCGAGGTCGTCATCGAGATGGTCGAGAACGCGATGGACGCCTACGACCGCGAGGCCACGGAGCTGTGTTACAGTATCGCCGAGACCGACGACGAGGTCGACAGCCGCTGTGAGGCGGCCTCCGAGGAGGTCGTCCGCGACCTCATCGAGCGCGAGATCGACGCCGAGACCAGCGACGCGGAGATCGAGCAACTGATGGCCGACGTCTCGCGGCTCCTGCTGACGATCCGCGACATCGAGCGCGTCGGCGACCACGCCGTCAACATCGCCGCTCGCACGCTGTACATGGTCGAGAACGACGACGATCTCATCTACTGA
- the phoU gene encoding phosphate signaling complex protein PhoU: MTRDSFESDLDALRADIRAMGEDVTDRLDRAVTAYERRDPAMGRAVAEADDEINERYLELERDCIDLIALQQPVASDLRFIAASFKILTDLERIADLASNLGAYAHEMESETIPNVPIADIADMALAQLDGAMTAYEERDAERCRTVAAADTDLDQRCAAATDDLVRSLVNQAPEEDELESLMADTQRFLLTVRDLERIGDHAVNIAARTLYMVESSDELIY; encoded by the coding sequence ATGACGCGTGACAGCTTCGAGTCGGACCTCGACGCGTTACGGGCCGACATTCGTGCGATGGGCGAGGACGTCACCGACCGCCTCGACCGCGCCGTCACCGCCTACGAGCGACGCGATCCAGCGATGGGCCGCGCCGTCGCCGAGGCCGACGACGAGATAAACGAGCGCTACCTCGAACTCGAACGGGACTGCATCGACCTCATCGCGCTCCAGCAGCCGGTGGCCTCGGACCTGCGCTTCATCGCCGCCTCGTTCAAGATACTCACCGACCTCGAACGCATCGCCGACCTCGCGTCCAACCTCGGGGCGTACGCCCACGAGATGGAGTCGGAGACCATCCCGAACGTCCCCATCGCCGACATCGCCGACATGGCGCTGGCTCAACTCGACGGCGCGATGACCGCCTACGAGGAGCGCGACGCCGAGCGCTGTCGGACGGTCGCCGCCGCCGACACCGACCTCGACCAGCGCTGTGCGGCCGCCACCGACGACCTCGTCCGCTCGCTGGTCAACCAGGCCCCCGAGGAGGACGAACTGGAGTCGCTGATGGCCGACACCCAGCGCTTCCTCCTCACGGTTCGGGACCTCGAACGGATCGGCGACCACGCTGTCAACATCGCCGCTCGAACCCTGTACATGGTCGAGAGCAGCGACGAACTCATCTACTGA
- a CDS encoding HVO_0649 family zinc finger protein, with the protein MEGHSEKSPMELLKHHYDETELVCPDCGYEDEDGSWSSETDGREIHYEHECPSCGALREHTLTLNGE; encoded by the coding sequence ATGGAAGGACACAGCGAGAAGTCCCCCATGGAACTGCTCAAACACCACTACGACGAGACGGAACTCGTCTGTCCGGACTGCGGCTACGAGGACGAAGACGGCAGCTGGTCGAGCGAGACGGACGGCCGCGAGATCCACTACGAACACGAATGTCCGTCGTGCGGTGCCCTCAGAGAGCACACCCTCACCCTGAACGGGGAGTAA
- a CDS encoding Lrp/AsnC family transcriptional regulator, whose product MDYRIDEIDRRILYHLAVDARGTAAPKIAEEVDVTPATIRNRIRQLEEAGVVRGYHAQIDYEAIDGRLTMQFTCSAPVDTQSDLARDIGRVSGVVRVSELMAGQQNLLVTVVGTDTDDTARIARQLSDLGVTIDREAIVRDEAFYPYQQFGPEDGPPQTAIRDFQSVAGGAEVVEFTVSEDAEITGQTLAEANRTGLLPDEVLVVSIERGDARLTPNGDTTVEAGDVVSVFSPETFPEQLVEAFECGDEAADGTHR is encoded by the coding sequence ATGGATTATCGAATCGACGAGATCGATCGTCGCATTCTCTATCATCTCGCGGTCGACGCGCGCGGGACGGCCGCGCCGAAGATCGCCGAGGAGGTCGACGTCACGCCGGCGACGATCCGTAACCGCATCCGGCAACTGGAGGAAGCGGGCGTCGTCCGGGGTTATCACGCCCAGATAGACTACGAGGCGATCGACGGGCGACTGACGATGCAGTTCACCTGCAGCGCGCCCGTCGATACCCAGTCTGACCTCGCGCGCGACATCGGCCGGGTCTCGGGCGTGGTTCGCGTCAGCGAGCTGATGGCCGGCCAGCAGAACCTGCTGGTCACCGTCGTCGGGACCGACACCGACGATACAGCCCGGATCGCTCGCCAGCTGTCGGACCTGGGCGTGACTATCGACCGGGAGGCCATCGTCCGAGACGAGGCGTTTTATCCCTACCAGCAGTTCGGCCCGGAGGACGGCCCCCCGCAGACCGCGATTCGGGACTTTCAGAGCGTCGCCGGCGGGGCCGAAGTCGTGGAGTTCACCGTCTCCGAGGACGCCGAGATAACGGGACAGACCCTGGCGGAAGCGAACCGCACCGGACTGCTTCCGGACGAGGTGCTCGTCGTGAGCATCGAACGCGGCGACGCCCGGCTCACGCCGAACGGCGACACCACCGTCGAAGCGGGCGACGTGGTGTCGGTGTTCTCACCGGAGACGTTCCCGGAACAGCTAGTCGAGGCGTTCGAGTGCGGGGACGAAGCGGCCGACGGAACGCACCGATAG